One Campylobacter concisus DNA segment encodes these proteins:
- the cysS gene encoding cysteine--tRNA ligase, producing MRIFDTSKREKVEFSPIKDGEVSIYLCGPTVYDDAHLGHAKSAVSFDLLRRVLKALGYKVKFARNYTDIDDKILNKMAQTGQSLEEITNKYIAHYESDMGALNVLDPDFKPKATQCLEAIINYIKVLMDRGVAYKTSDGIYFDTSKDSGYFSISGKDNNTDLIARVVCFCEKRDEKDFVLWKFDEKWYESPFGKGRPGWHTECVAMIREFLSDKENEEFEIDIHAGGIDLLFPHHENEASQCRCAYHKNLSKYWMHNGFIKVNNEKMSKSLNNSFFVKDALKNVHGEVLRYYLLTSHYRAHFNYSDEDLVASKKRLDKIYRLKKRVDGVQAGMANESFKSELLEALSDDLNASKALASVDEFVKTANERLDNNPKDKAYKAEVVANLGLIGEILGIAVTNYLEYFQFGVSDEQKEQIKRLLDERAVAKKERNFARADEIRDELAKMNISIMDTPNGAVWERNNE from the coding sequence ATGCGAATTTTTGATACTTCTAAAAGAGAAAAGGTTGAGTTTAGCCCTATTAAAGATGGCGAAGTTAGCATCTATTTGTGCGGTCCAACAGTCTATGACGACGCGCATTTGGGGCACGCAAAGTCAGCCGTTAGCTTTGATCTTTTAAGAAGGGTCTTAAAAGCGCTTGGCTACAAGGTCAAATTTGCAAGAAACTACACCGACATCGACGATAAAATTTTAAATAAAATGGCGCAAACCGGACAAAGCCTAGAGGAGATCACAAACAAATATATAGCGCACTATGAGAGCGACATGGGCGCTTTAAACGTGCTTGATCCAGACTTTAAACCAAAGGCTACGCAGTGCTTGGAGGCGATCATTAACTACATCAAAGTGCTTATGGATAGAGGTGTGGCGTATAAAACGAGCGATGGAATTTACTTTGACACGAGCAAGGATAGTGGCTATTTTAGTATTAGTGGCAAGGATAACAACACCGATCTAATCGCACGCGTAGTATGTTTTTGCGAGAAAAGAGATGAAAAAGACTTTGTGCTTTGGAAATTTGACGAGAAATGGTACGAGAGCCCATTTGGCAAGGGTCGCCCTGGCTGGCACACTGAGTGCGTGGCGATGATAAGGGAGTTTTTAAGCGATAAAGAGAACGAGGAATTTGAGATCGACATCCACGCTGGCGGTATCGACCTGCTCTTTCCGCACCACGAAAATGAGGCAAGCCAGTGCAGATGTGCCTATCATAAAAATTTGAGCAAATACTGGATGCACAACGGATTTATAAAAGTAAATAACGAAAAGATGAGCAAGAGCCTAAACAACAGCTTTTTCGTAAAGGATGCCCTAAAAAACGTTCATGGCGAAGTGCTTAGATATTACTTGCTTACGAGCCATTATAGGGCTCATTTTAACTATTCAGATGAAGATCTAGTAGCTTCAAAAAAGAGACTTGATAAAATTTATCGCCTCAAAAAAAGAGTTGATGGCGTGCAGGCTGGCATGGCAAATGAGAGCTTTAAAAGCGAGCTACTTGAAGCGCTAAGCGATGATCTAAACGCTTCAAAAGCGCTTGCAAGCGTCGATGAGTTTGTAAAAACGGCAAATGAAAGACTTGATAACAACCCAAAAGATAAAGCATATAAGGCCGAAGTGGTGGCAAATTTGGGTCTTATAGGTGAAATTTTAGGCATTGCTGTCACAAACTATTTGGAGTATTTTCAGTTTGGCGTAAGTGACGAGCAAAAAGAGCAGATAAAGAGGCTTCTTGATGAGCGCGCGGTAGCTAAAAAAGAGAGAAATTTCGCAAGGGCTGATGAGATAAGAGACGAGCTAGCAAAAATGAATATCTCTATCATGGATACGCCAAATGGCGCAGTTTGGGAGAGAAATAATGAATAA